In one Stegostoma tigrinum isolate sSteTig4 chromosome 28, sSteTig4.hap1, whole genome shotgun sequence genomic region, the following are encoded:
- the slc66a1 gene encoding lysosomal amino acid transporter 1 homolog isoform X2 — MADYLMGNFTTDCPNGSLFVWNVLKECTENGRDMASVVLGLFSVFCFMMAAFPQCYSSYLKGNMDQAVSIWFLMGWLAGDSCNALGAFLAQQLPVQNRSRRDGTVINTIVVFVMLGATVSLLPGNHLGSSVQDVPKFTRRSLLAFSHFSANQEFTTQEIIGFTIGSFSSVLYLMSRLPQLCRNWKRKSTEGISPLLFTLMILGNLTYGLSVLLKDPRKGQSETNYVVHHLPWLIGSLGTMGFDMVILFQFFIYLEEKSDERRPLV; from the exons ATGGCGGACTACCTCATGGGAAACTTCACCACTGATTGCCCGAACGGATCCCTGTTTGTTTGGAACGTACTGAAAGAGTGCACCGAGAACGGTAGAGATATGGCGAGTGTTGTTCTGGGCTTGTTCTCCGTCTTTTGTTTCATGATGGCTGCTTTCCC GCAGTGTTATAGTTCTTATCTGAAAGGAAACATGGACCAAGCTGTATCAATCTGGTTCCTGATGGGTTGGCTGGCTGGTGACTCATGCAATGCTCTTGGTGCATTCTTAGCTCAGCAATTGCCAGTACAG AACAGGTCCAGACGAG ATGGAACTGTAATCAATACCATTGTTGTATTTGTGATGCTTGGAGCGACGGTCTCTTTGTTACCAGGGAACCATTTGGGGTCTTCAGTTCAGGACGTACCAAAGTTTACTAGGCGTTCTCTTTTGGCTTTTTCACACTTCTCCGCTAACCAG GAATTTACTACTCAAGAAATCATCGGATTTACAATTGGCTCCTTCTCATCTGTGCTCTACCTGATGTCAAGGTTACCACAGCTGTGCAGAAAT tgGAAAAGGAAGTCCACAGAAGGCATATCCCCTCTTCTCTTCACCCTGATGATTCTGGGAAATCTGACATATGGTCTGAGTGTGCTGCTGAAAGACCCAAGGAAAGGTCAAAGTGAGACGAATTATGTCGTACACCATCTTCCTTGGTTGATCGGTAGTTTGGGAACCATGGGATTCGACATGGTG attttGTTTCAATTCTTCATCTATCTAGAAGAGAAATCTGATGAAAGAAGACCATTGGTTTAA
- the slc66a1 gene encoding lysosomal amino acid transporter 1 homolog isoform X1 produces the protein MADYLMGNFTTDCPNGSLFVWNVLKECTENGRDMASVVLGLFSVFCFMMAAFPQCYSSYLKGNMDQAVSIWFLMGWLAGDSCNALGAFLAQQLPVQIYTAVYYVVVDVIMVSLYIYYAIKNRSRRDGTVINTIVVFVMLGATVSLLPGNHLGSSVQDVPKFTRRSLLAFSHFSANQEFTTQEIIGFTIGSFSSVLYLMSRLPQLCRNWKRKSTEGISPLLFTLMILGNLTYGLSVLLKDPRKGQSETNYVVHHLPWLIGSLGTMGFDMVILFQFFIYLEEKSDERRPLV, from the exons ATGGCGGACTACCTCATGGGAAACTTCACCACTGATTGCCCGAACGGATCCCTGTTTGTTTGGAACGTACTGAAAGAGTGCACCGAGAACGGTAGAGATATGGCGAGTGTTGTTCTGGGCTTGTTCTCCGTCTTTTGTTTCATGATGGCTGCTTTCCC GCAGTGTTATAGTTCTTATCTGAAAGGAAACATGGACCAAGCTGTATCAATCTGGTTCCTGATGGGTTGGCTGGCTGGTGACTCATGCAATGCTCTTGGTGCATTCTTAGCTCAGCAATTGCCAGTACAG ATTTACACTGCTGTGTATTATGTTGTGGTGGATGTGATAATGGTCTCACTGTATATTTATTATGCAATAAAGAACAGGTCCAGACGAG ATGGAACTGTAATCAATACCATTGTTGTATTTGTGATGCTTGGAGCGACGGTCTCTTTGTTACCAGGGAACCATTTGGGGTCTTCAGTTCAGGACGTACCAAAGTTTACTAGGCGTTCTCTTTTGGCTTTTTCACACTTCTCCGCTAACCAG GAATTTACTACTCAAGAAATCATCGGATTTACAATTGGCTCCTTCTCATCTGTGCTCTACCTGATGTCAAGGTTACCACAGCTGTGCAGAAAT tgGAAAAGGAAGTCCACAGAAGGCATATCCCCTCTTCTCTTCACCCTGATGATTCTGGGAAATCTGACATATGGTCTGAGTGTGCTGCTGAAAGACCCAAGGAAAGGTCAAAGTGAGACGAATTATGTCGTACACCATCTTCCTTGGTTGATCGGTAGTTTGGGAACCATGGGATTCGACATGGTG attttGTTTCAATTCTTCATCTATCTAGAAGAGAAATCTGATGAAAGAAGACCATTGGTTTAA